The window CTCTTGGAGCCTCTTCcagctctggaaggggctctaaggtctccccaaagccttcccctctccaggctgaacacccccagctcagTGCCCTCAGCAAAGCCACAGGGAGGGGGTTGATGCCCCGTGGAGCCCGTGGTGACAGACACAGATGTCACCCTGCTCCTGGAAGGGGGTGCCTGTGCTGAGCACCACGGACTCCCCTTCCCTTGCAGCTGCACCATCCGAGCCTGCTGAGGGAGAGGCCaaagccagggcagagggagaattTCTGGAGGCACAAAATCACCAGCAAGGATATCAGTAAAACCAGGATTAATCTGGAGCAACAGCACAgcaaagtgtgtgtgtgtttgtgtgtgtgtttgtgtgtgtgacaAAAGAACAGTGAGGGtaaggataaaaaggaaaatggccTAAAAGCTTTCCTGCACTCACACTTCACAGTACTTCAGTTCCACCTTAAATTGAGCAATTCAACAGAGGAAGAACCCTCAACAGCCTTTAACCTCATTTATGCCCTATAGTTCCTTCCAGGCCTGAGGTACTCAGATGTCTCAGGTCCTTCAACACCTGagggagcagcatttctcccaCATGTGCCACAGCAGATGCACacgtgtgtgcacacagagacagaggCAGTGCAAGGTCCCTGTGAGAAATTCCCCTTGGAGGCAGGGAAATGCTCACTCCGGATCTGTTTGCATCTCCTCAGTGGGCCAAGGGCTGAGCCTCGAGCAGTGGGGATGGGTTTAGGATCTGTGGGTGTTTGGGCATCCCTGAGGGCAGGGAACAGGAGAGATCCAGCCGGGAGAGGCCCCGCTCTGAGGGAGGTTCTGGTCAGCGCTGCggggcccagcagagccccaagGGTCTCCTTTGGCACCGCTGGTCACAGCCCCAGGCCACGGCCCTCAGCCACAACAAGGCTTCACTCTGGCCACGCTTCGGGCAGCACCTCGCTTTGGGAGGGTGAGAACAGGGATTCAGGGAATTAAACCAATCTCCAAGGCTGTTCATACACCCCAGAGgaggctggacagcagcagctcctggagcagagggtGTTTGTGAccaggccaggggctgctcctcagcGCTGAGGCCTGCGGAGCCTTCCTGAGATCCCAGCACGGcctggaaagggagaggggatgCACCAGCACAGGGACGGTGACACTTTGGATATTTATTCTTCAGGGGACTTAAGGAATCCCTCAGCCACTGTCCCAGGGGCCCTCAGGAGTGCAGCAGGAGGAATCAGCAGGCTCAGGGCACAGTGTCCAAGGCAGGGTCACTGCTGTGGGCAGCGCTTTCTTGTGGCTCCTCAAAGGCCCTCTGGAGGGAGAGCCGGAGGGATTTCAGGGAGCAgggcctccagcacctccctgccaAGAAGTAGATGAAGGGTTTGATGCTGCTGAGGAtgcagctgagcaggaaaaGAACTTGAGAAGACACAAAGGTGTAgccaagctgcagcaggaaattgAAGAGGCTGAGAAGGACAATGAAGAGCACAATGAGGGAGATAACCGTGTCTTGCCTCTTGGTTTTCTGCTGATTGGAGCCCCTCTTGGCCTTAATGAAGTTGATTGTGTGAAAACTGAGTATGGGTGCAGCAAagaggagcaggatgagggtgTGCATGGAGAtgagagctgccctgcagtgcccctgCTGGTGTGATTGGCACAGGTATGGCATTACACAAATGACAATGAAGAGAGCAAGAAATATGCAGTAGTGGACAGTGTCCATCAAGCACAAGAGGCACTCAGGAAGGttgcagcaacagcagagcaTGCAGGGCTTGTACATGTTTCGATTATGGCTGATTAACATCAGCCAGAACAGTGCCCAGTAGCAGAAGGACCAtggcagctggagaaggaaactCAAGTACAGCAGGGGCAGGATAAAAGAGCAGGACACGTCCTCCacaaggaagaggagggcagaggggactgtgaagagcaggaagaggaagtCAAGAAGAGCCAGGAAAAAGATGCCAATGTTACGCCATTTCAGGCCAAGGAGGTAGAGGAAAGCCCCATTGTCAGCCAGCCCACAGAGGCTGATGAGCAGTGTCACACTGTGTATGGCCACACTGGTGACATCTATGTCACAGAGATCGTCCCCTTCAGTGGCTGATGTGGGAGATGGGGACACGGTGGTCACCTCCATGGATGGAcgctgggcaggcagtgggatgtggCCCCTGGCTGTGGTCAGAGTGGATGGGGAGTCAGTGCTTGGAGAATGCCGGGATGGAGCATgcggctcctctgcagctccctgcagtgggaaggattcAGAGGGGAGAAGTGAgatgtgaggggaggagggcagtggaAATGATGtggtgggagagggaggtggcagggtTGGGATGTTCAGCAGGGGAtgcggaagggaagggcagggcagaggaggggggagctggggagggcccTGCGGTCACTAgagagggtggcaggagcagagcagctgctggaggagagggaggtggggtaGGGAGGAGGGCAAACCTTGCACTGACCTGTTcccagtggggcagcagcaggccaAGGGGTCTGTGCAGATCAGCGGCGCTTCCTGGTACCCCGTGCTCCTTTGGGATCAGTCTCCTAGAGCGGCTCCTCCCAGGTCAGTCCCATGAAGGAGAAAGTGCCCAGACCACCAGGAGCTCCCCTCTCCCGTCCCGCTGGCTCCTCCCGTGCCCGGTGCCGCTGTTGTTTCCAAAGTCTCGGTGCAGTCACGGGGCAGTCGGAGTTCCACAGTCTCGGGGATATTGAGCTtgaatctttcttttttccccctaaaaatcATCAAGTggtctttttctttgttgtgaGAAATGACGCTTCACtccttatatttttaaaaatgtttattaaacTACGACCATGAAAAAACAAGATCCACAAGCACGGTCAGACGCAGCCCGCCCACAACAGGAACAATCCCTTCGATCCCCTTGCTGAGCCAACCCCACACTCATCCATATCCCActcttcccacactgctcctccttcctcccgCCTTCCCGGAGCTTgtgccctccctctgccttccaCTCCCCGCTGTGGTCCCAGACCAGCATTGCAGCTTTCAGCAGGAACACAATACTCACATTAGGAACACTCCAAATCTTCACAGAGCTTCTTTTAACATTACAACACACATAATATCCGTTCGACGTTTGCGAGAGCAAATTTCCATAACACACATTTATAATAGTTTTGAATGGCTCCTGATTTGCCCCTAAATAGAAACGCTCCTTCCCAGGAGAGT is drawn from Prinia subflava isolate CZ2003 ecotype Zambia chromosome 5, Cam_Psub_1.2, whole genome shotgun sequence and contains these coding sequences:
- the LOC134550541 gene encoding mas-related G-protein coupled receptor member H-like; its protein translation is MEVTTVSPSPTSATEGDDLCDIDVTSVAIHSVTLLISLCGLADNGAFLYLLGLKWRNIGIFFLALLDFLFLLFTVPSALLFLVEDVSCSFILPLLYLSFLLQLPWSFCYWALFWLMLISHNRNMYKPCMLCCCCNLPECLLCLMDTVHYCIFLALFIVICVMPYLCQSHQQGHCRAALISMHTLILLLFAAPILSFHTINFIKAKRGSNQQKTKRQDTVISLIVLFIVLLSLFNFLLQLGYTFVSSQVLFLLSCILSSIKPFIYFLAGRCWRPCSLKSLRLSLQRAFEEPQESAAHSSDPALDTVP